Proteins encoded together in one Impatiens glandulifera chromosome 1, dImpGla2.1, whole genome shotgun sequence window:
- the LOC124930974 gene encoding uncharacterized protein LOC124930974: protein MEYFMGDEQKFMTCWSTIDNVYFLMNLKMKHWVLCEVQLQDWCINVYDFEQGFIKKDLYDKFMKPLCEMIPYLFLNGTTKFDRNMYHNFSLERMSYVVIPHPRVPRCTKRGDCGIFTIMYLEYLIAKLDISAVITENMNFWKQKWAVRLFHHIIDP from the coding sequence ATGGAATATTTCATGGGTGATGAACAAAAATTCATGACTTGTTGGAGCACTATAGATAATGTATatttcctgatgaatttgaagaTGAAGCACTGGGTCCTGTGTGAGGTGCAACTACAAGATTGGTGCATCAATGTTTATGACTTCGAACAAGGATTTATCAAAAAGGATCTTTATGACAAGTTCATGAAACCACTATGTGAAATGATTCCATATTTGTTTCTAAATGGAACGACCAAGTTTGACAGGAACATGTATCATAACTTCAGTTTGGAAAGAATGTCATATGTTGTAATACCACACCCAAGAGTCCCCAGGTGCACCAAGCGTGGAGATTGCGGTATTTTTACAATCATGTATTTGGAGTACCTTATTGCCAAATTGGATATATCAGCTGTGATCACAGAAAACATGAATTTTTGGAAACAAAAATGGGCAGTTAGGTTATTCCACCATATAATAGACCCATAG
- the LOC124918798 gene encoding succinate dehydrogenase subunit 7B, mitochondrial-like isoform X1, with protein MAFFLNKATIFRSSINKTEDASSLSRRRFHVEPGLREKALLAEDPVLSRFKSHKTGVRRIKRIGDVLTIVVVAGCCYEIYVRAVMREEARKQSSGA; from the exons ATGGCGTTCTTCCTCAACAAAGCCACCATTTTCCGTTCTTCTATCAAT AAGACGGAAGATGCGTCCTCTCTCTCGCGTCGCAGATTCCATGTTGAACCAGGGCTTCGCGAGAAGGCT CTCTTAGCTGAAGACCCAGTCCTAAGTCGGTTCAAGTCACATAAGACAGGTGTTCGCCGAATCAAACGAATAGGGGATGTTCTCACCATCGTTGTTGTGGCTG GGTGTTGCTATGAGATCTATGTGAGAGCAGTAATGCGAGAAGAAGCTCGGAAACAATCAAGTGGTGCATAA